A single region of the Streptomyces caelestis genome encodes:
- a CDS encoding LysR family transcriptional regulator — MEMRQLEYFVAVAEEQNFTRAAERVHISQSGVSAQIRQLERELGAELFHRSARTATLTVAGKAALEHARAALAAADAVGQAVGEVTDLIRGRLTVGMVIGCTLTPLFDALAAFHRAHPGVEISLLEDNSDRLVEGVRAGTLDLALIGTATATPEGLDALTIISERLVTAVPAGHPLAKQRRVTLRDLTAHPIVCMPPGTGLRTVFDRACAAQSLRPAITLQASSADAIADLAARGLGVAVLSDSMAANHRDRLTARAIDDVETSALLALVWKSPHSPALRELLLHSRQAFTTPDPA, encoded by the coding sequence ATGGAAATGAGGCAGCTGGAATACTTCGTCGCCGTCGCCGAGGAACAGAACTTCACCCGGGCGGCCGAGCGGGTCCACATCAGCCAGTCCGGCGTCAGCGCCCAGATCCGCCAACTGGAGCGCGAACTCGGCGCCGAGCTGTTCCACCGGTCAGCGCGCACAGCGACCCTCACTGTCGCCGGCAAGGCCGCACTCGAACACGCCCGCGCCGCGCTCGCCGCAGCCGATGCGGTCGGCCAAGCGGTGGGTGAGGTCACCGACCTGATCCGAGGCCGGCTCACGGTCGGGATGGTCATCGGCTGCACCCTCACGCCGCTGTTCGACGCCCTCGCCGCATTCCACCGGGCGCATCCGGGCGTGGAGATCTCACTGCTGGAGGACAACTCCGACCGGCTCGTCGAAGGCGTACGCGCCGGCACCCTCGACCTGGCTCTCATCGGGACGGCGACCGCCACCCCCGAGGGGCTGGACGCGCTGACCATCATCAGCGAGCGGCTTGTCACGGCAGTTCCGGCCGGGCACCCCCTGGCGAAGCAACGGCGGGTCACTCTGCGCGACCTGACCGCCCACCCCATCGTGTGCATGCCCCCCGGCACCGGCCTGCGCACCGTGTTCGACCGGGCCTGCGCCGCACAGAGCCTCCGACCCGCGATCACACTGCAAGCCAGCTCCGCGGACGCCATCGCCGACCTCGCCGCCCGCGGGCTCGGCGTCGCCGTCCTCAGCGACTCGATGGCCGCGAACCACCGCGACCGGCTCACCGCCCGCGCCATCGATGACGTCGAAACATCAGCGCTGCTCGCCCTGGTCTGGAAGAGCCCGCACAGCCCCGCCCTGCGTGAGCTGCTCCTGCACAGCCGACAGGCCTTCACCACGCCCGACCCTGCTTGA
- a CDS encoding MFS transporter has product MTQTSEAAAVVPQPAKPGRGGRRRVHRAWFVAAVTFVTIIGAAAFRSVPGLLIDPLHDEFDWSRGTIGAAVSVNLALYGLTAPFAAALMDRFGIRRVVAVALTVIALGSGLTVWMTAAWQLMLCWGLLVGLGSGSMALAFAATVTNRWFTERRGLVSGILTAASASGQLIFLPLLSWIVERHDWRPAAVTVALAALAVVPFVWLLLRDHPADVGLKPYGATEFVPKPAPVPGAARRAVTVLFSAARTGPFWLLAGTFAICGASTNGLIQTHFVPAAHDHGMPLTTAASLLAVIGVFDVVGTIASGWFTDRFEARRLLAVYYSLRGVSLLFLPLLLVTPGVQPPMIFFIVFYGLDWVATVPPTLALCREQYGEDSAIVFGWVLASHQVGAALVAFLGGVARDTFGSYDVVWYASGALCAVAALMALVIRRRGVGAGVTA; this is encoded by the coding sequence GTGACTCAGACAAGCGAAGCCGCAGCAGTCGTGCCACAGCCGGCGAAGCCGGGCCGCGGCGGCCGTAGACGCGTGCACCGGGCCTGGTTCGTCGCCGCCGTCACCTTCGTGACGATCATCGGCGCGGCCGCCTTCCGTTCCGTGCCGGGCCTGCTCATCGACCCGTTGCACGACGAGTTCGACTGGTCGCGCGGCACGATCGGCGCCGCCGTCTCGGTCAATCTCGCGCTGTACGGCCTGACGGCCCCGTTCGCGGCGGCCCTGATGGACCGCTTCGGCATCCGCAGGGTCGTCGCGGTCGCCCTGACGGTGATCGCGCTCGGTTCGGGCCTCACGGTGTGGATGACGGCGGCCTGGCAACTGATGCTGTGCTGGGGTCTGCTGGTCGGTCTCGGCTCCGGGTCCATGGCGCTGGCGTTCGCGGCGACCGTCACCAACCGCTGGTTCACCGAGCGGCGCGGCCTGGTCAGCGGCATCCTCACCGCCGCGTCCGCCTCCGGCCAGCTGATCTTCCTGCCCCTGCTGTCCTGGATCGTCGAGCGGCACGACTGGCGCCCGGCGGCCGTGACGGTCGCGCTCGCCGCCCTCGCGGTCGTCCCGTTCGTCTGGCTCCTGCTGCGCGACCACCCCGCGGACGTGGGCCTGAAGCCGTACGGTGCGACCGAGTTCGTACCGAAGCCCGCACCGGTCCCCGGCGCCGCCCGCCGGGCCGTGACCGTCCTGTTCTCGGCCGCGCGCACCGGCCCGTTCTGGCTGCTCGCCGGCACCTTCGCGATCTGCGGCGCTTCGACCAACGGCCTGATCCAGACCCACTTCGTGCCCGCCGCCCACGACCACGGCATGCCCCTGACGACCGCCGCCTCGCTGCTCGCGGTCATCGGCGTCTTCGACGTCGTCGGCACGATCGCCTCCGGCTGGTTCACCGACCGCTTCGAAGCCCGGCGCCTGCTCGCCGTCTACTACTCCCTGCGGGGCGTCTCCCTGCTCTTCCTCCCCCTGCTGCTGGTGACGCCCGGCGTCCAGCCCCCGATGATCTTCTTCATCGTCTTCTACGGCCTCGACTGGGTCGCCACCGTCCCGCCCACCCTCGCCCTGTGCCGCGAGCAGTACGGCGAGGACAGCGCGATCGTCTTCGGCTGGGTCCTCGCCTCCCACCAGGTCGGCGCCGCCCTGGTCGCCTTCCTCGGCGGCGTCGCCCGCGACACGTTCGGTTCGTACGACGTGGTGTGGTACGCGTCGGGGGCGTTGTGCGCGGTGGCTGCGTTGATGGCGTTGGTGATTCGGCGGCGGGGGGTGGGGGCGGGGGTGACGGCCTGA
- a CDS encoding GlxA family transcriptional regulator — translation MTSATRSSPDPDPAAGFRPHRVVVLALDGLLPFELGIPHRIFGRPRDALRRHLYEVVTCSVRPPGPVETDADFAIHVAHGPEALADADTVIVPASYELGPVYDEGVLTDELAAALARIRPGTRLASICTGVYVLAAAGLLDGRPATTHWADAERLQRLFPKVEVDPDVLFIDDGDVLTSAGVAAGIDLCLHIVRRDHGAAVANDVARRTVVPPHRDGGQAQYIARPVPDPQQASTTTARAWALGRLHEPIQLRDMAAQEAMSIRTFTRRFREETGVSPGQWLTQQRVERARHLLESTDRTVDQVARDAGFGTAQSMRQHLQAALGVTPTAYRRTFRTDRHKGAAVRT, via the coding sequence ATGACATCGGCCACCCGCTCCAGTCCGGACCCGGACCCGGCCGCCGGCTTCCGCCCCCACCGCGTCGTCGTCCTCGCTCTCGACGGGCTGCTGCCCTTCGAACTGGGCATCCCGCACCGCATCTTCGGCCGTCCCAGGGACGCCCTGCGACGGCATCTGTACGAGGTCGTGACCTGCTCGGTCCGGCCGCCGGGCCCGGTCGAGACGGACGCCGACTTCGCCATCCACGTCGCGCACGGCCCGGAGGCCCTGGCCGACGCCGACACGGTGATCGTCCCGGCGTCGTACGAACTCGGCCCGGTCTACGACGAGGGCGTGCTGACCGACGAACTGGCCGCGGCCCTCGCCCGCATCCGGCCCGGCACCCGGCTGGCCTCCATCTGCACCGGCGTCTACGTCCTCGCCGCCGCCGGCCTGCTCGACGGCCGCCCCGCCACCACCCACTGGGCCGACGCCGAGCGCCTCCAGCGGCTCTTCCCCAAGGTCGAGGTCGACCCGGACGTGTTGTTCATCGACGACGGCGACGTGCTGACCTCCGCGGGCGTCGCGGCCGGCATCGACCTGTGCCTGCACATCGTGCGCCGCGACCACGGCGCCGCCGTCGCCAACGACGTGGCCCGCCGTACGGTCGTACCGCCGCACCGCGACGGCGGTCAGGCGCAGTACATCGCGCGCCCCGTGCCCGATCCGCAGCAGGCCTCCACCACCACCGCCCGCGCCTGGGCCCTGGGCCGTCTCCACGAGCCGATCCAGCTGCGCGACATGGCCGCCCAGGAGGCCATGTCGATCCGCACGTTCACCCGCCGCTTCCGCGAGGAGACCGGCGTCAGCCCCGGCCAGTGGCTCACCCAGCAGCGCGTGGAACGAGCCCGGCACCTGCTGGAGTCCACCGATCGGACCGTCGACCAGGTGGCCCGCGACGCGGGTTTCGGCACGGCGCAGTCGATGCGCCAGCACCTCCAGGCGGCGCTCGGTGTCACGCCCACCGCCTACCGGCGGACCTTCCGGACCGACAGGCACAAGGGGGCCGCCGTCAGAACGTGA
- a CDS encoding Zn-dependent alcohol dehydrogenase: MRGVIFDGKQVRVVTDLEVREPGPGEVRVAISAAGLCHSDLSVVDGTIPFPVPVVLGHEGAGVVEAVGGGVTHVVPGDHVALSTLAHCGTCAECDRGRPTMCRRAIGRPGRPFRHAGLPVHQFAANSAFAERTVVKAVQAVRIPEDIPMASAALIGCGVLTGVGAVLNRARVDHGDSVLVIGTGGIGLNVLQGARLAGALRIVAVDANPAKEEVARRFGATDFLTSTECVRDILPTGADHAFECVGRVELIRQAIDALDRHGQAILLGVPPATAEASFRVSSLYLDKSILGCRYGSSRPQRDIALYADLYRRGRLLLDELVTRTYPVEDFEKAAADAEAGRVARGVLTF, from the coding sequence ATGCGAGGCGTGATCTTCGACGGGAAGCAGGTCCGGGTCGTCACGGATCTGGAGGTGCGGGAGCCGGGGCCGGGTGAGGTGCGGGTCGCGATCTCGGCGGCGGGGCTGTGTCACAGCGATCTGTCGGTGGTGGACGGGACCATACCTTTCCCGGTTCCTGTGGTGCTGGGCCATGAGGGCGCCGGAGTTGTGGAGGCGGTGGGTGGGGGCGTCACACATGTGGTCCCCGGTGACCATGTGGCGCTGTCCACGCTTGCCCACTGCGGTACGTGCGCGGAGTGTGACCGGGGGCGCCCGACCATGTGCCGGCGGGCGATCGGCCGCCCGGGCCGGCCGTTCCGTCACGCCGGCCTGCCGGTCCACCAGTTCGCCGCGAACTCGGCGTTCGCGGAGCGCACGGTCGTGAAGGCCGTACAGGCGGTCCGTATCCCCGAGGACATCCCCATGGCATCGGCGGCGCTCATCGGGTGCGGGGTGCTGACGGGGGTGGGTGCCGTGCTGAACCGGGCACGGGTGGACCACGGCGACAGTGTCCTGGTGATCGGGACGGGCGGCATCGGCCTGAACGTGTTGCAGGGAGCCCGGCTCGCGGGTGCCCTGCGGATCGTGGCCGTCGACGCCAACCCGGCGAAGGAGGAGGTGGCACGCCGCTTCGGTGCGACGGACTTCCTCACCTCGACCGAGTGCGTGCGGGACATCCTGCCCACGGGCGCGGACCACGCCTTCGAGTGCGTCGGCCGTGTGGAGCTGATCCGTCAGGCGATCGACGCACTGGACCGGCACGGCCAGGCGATCCTCCTCGGGGTGCCGCCGGCCACGGCCGAGGCGTCCTTCCGCGTCTCGTCGCTGTACCTCGACAAGTCCATCCTGGGCTGCCGTTACGGCTCCTCCCGCCCCCAGCGCGACATCGCCCTCTACGCGGACCTGTACCGCCGGGGCCGGCTGCTGCTCGACGAACTCGTCACCCGGACCTACCCGGTCGAGGACTTCGAGAAGGCGGCGGCGGACGCGGAGGCGGGGCGGGTGGCGCGCGGAGTGCTCACGTTCTGA
- a CDS encoding acyl-CoA dehydrogenase family protein yields MDFGFTQDDEDFRAEARAWLAVHAEGVRDRRSWERTLGAAGWIGIGWGADGYGNRTATLTQQVAWAEEYARSAAPPRSDHIGENLLAPTLIAHGTEEQKSRFLPPVAAGEELWCQGYSEPGAGSDLAGVRTAAVRETDGRTYRVTGQKIWTSLAHEADWCFVLARTEPGSRRHHGLSFLLVPMDQPGRIEVRPIRQLTGTSDFNEVFFDGAHAEHVVGGEGNGWRVAMSLLGFERGVSTLAQQIGFAEELDRVVRAAVESGAVGDAVVRERLVRQWAELRTMRWNALRTLGGSGDAGAPSVAKLLWAGWHQRLGELAVLVRGAAASVGPADWSVPSPYELDAAQHLFLFSRADTIYGGSDQIQRTIIAERVLGLPREPKGAA; encoded by the coding sequence GTGGATTTCGGGTTCACGCAGGACGACGAGGACTTCCGTGCCGAGGCTCGTGCCTGGCTCGCCGTGCACGCCGAGGGCGTACGCGACCGCCGCTCCTGGGAGCGCACCCTCGGGGCAGCCGGTTGGATCGGGATCGGATGGGGCGCGGACGGGTACGGCAATCGCACCGCCACGCTCACCCAACAGGTCGCCTGGGCCGAGGAGTACGCCCGGTCGGCCGCGCCCCCGCGCTCCGACCACATCGGTGAGAACCTCCTGGCCCCCACGCTCATCGCGCACGGCACCGAGGAGCAGAAGTCCCGCTTCCTGCCTCCGGTCGCCGCCGGCGAGGAGCTCTGGTGCCAGGGCTACAGCGAACCCGGCGCCGGCTCGGACCTGGCCGGTGTGCGTACCGCGGCCGTGCGCGAGACGGACGGCCGTACCTACCGCGTCACCGGGCAGAAGATCTGGACGTCACTCGCGCACGAGGCCGACTGGTGCTTCGTCCTCGCCCGCACCGAGCCCGGGTCGCGGCGGCACCACGGACTGTCCTTCCTCCTCGTCCCCATGGACCAGCCGGGCCGCATCGAGGTGCGCCCCATCCGGCAGCTGACGGGCACCAGCGACTTCAACGAGGTCTTCTTCGACGGCGCGCACGCGGAGCACGTCGTCGGTGGCGAGGGCAACGGCTGGCGCGTCGCCATGAGCCTGCTCGGTTTCGAACGGGGCGTGTCCACGCTGGCGCAGCAGATCGGGTTCGCCGAGGAGCTGGACCGTGTGGTGCGGGCGGCCGTGGAGTCGGGTGCGGTGGGGGATGCCGTCGTACGGGAACGGCTCGTCCGGCAGTGGGCCGAGCTGCGCACCATGCGCTGGAACGCCCTGCGCACCCTGGGCGGTTCGGGTGACGCGGGCGCCCCGAGTGTGGCGAAGCTGCTGTGGGCCGGCTGGCATCAGCGGCTCGGGGAGCTGGCGGTGCTGGTGCGGGGCGCGGCGGCGAGCGTCGGCCCGGCGGACTGGTCGGTGCCGTCGCCGTACGAACTGGACGCGGCGCAGCACCTGTTCCTCTTCTCGCGGGCCGACACCATCTACGGCGGCTCGGACCAGATCCAGCGCACGATCATCGCCGAGCGGGTGCTCGGCCTGCCCAGGGAGCCCAAGGGAGCCGCGTGA
- a CDS encoding SDR family oxidoreductase has protein sequence MGNFLAGKVVAVTGAGRGIGRAVALAAAAEGAKVVVNDYGVAVDGASPTSEVAEAVVKEIEAAGGEAVAVADDISTMAGGQRVVDVALSSYGRLDGAVCVAGILRERMLFNMTEEEWDPVVATHLKGTFTVFRAASAVMRKQRAGTLIGFTSGNHQGSVSQANYSAAKGGIISLVRSAALGLHKYGVTANAVAPVARTRMSAGVPMELAEIGEPEDVAALVVYLLSDGAREQGITGQVYTVAGAKIAVWAQPRELRAAYASGGWSVERIAEFLPGSVGVDPMPMLERVREMERAAREGERPNAQ, from the coding sequence GTGGGGAACTTCTTGGCAGGCAAGGTCGTCGCGGTCACCGGCGCAGGGCGGGGTATCGGCCGGGCGGTCGCGCTCGCGGCGGCCGCCGAGGGAGCGAAGGTCGTCGTCAACGACTACGGCGTGGCGGTCGACGGTGCCTCCCCGACCAGTGAGGTCGCCGAGGCCGTGGTCAAGGAGATCGAGGCGGCGGGCGGGGAAGCGGTCGCCGTCGCCGACGACATCTCCACCATGGCGGGCGGGCAGCGGGTCGTCGACGTGGCGCTGTCGTCGTACGGGCGGCTCGACGGGGCCGTCTGCGTGGCCGGGATCCTGCGGGAACGGATGCTGTTCAACATGACCGAGGAGGAGTGGGACCCGGTCGTCGCGACGCACTTGAAGGGCACGTTCACGGTGTTCCGGGCCGCCTCGGCGGTGATGCGGAAGCAGCGCGCCGGCACGCTGATCGGCTTCACCAGCGGCAACCATCAGGGATCGGTGTCGCAGGCCAACTACAGCGCGGCCAAGGGCGGGATCATCTCGCTCGTGCGGAGCGCCGCGCTCGGGCTGCACAAGTACGGGGTGACCGCGAACGCGGTGGCGCCGGTCGCGCGTACGCGGATGTCCGCGGGCGTGCCGATGGAACTGGCGGAGATCGGGGAACCGGAGGACGTCGCCGCGCTGGTGGTGTATCTGCTGTCCGACGGGGCGCGGGAGCAGGGGATCACCGGGCAGGTGTACACGGTCGCCGGGGCGAAGATCGCGGTGTGGGCGCAGCCGAGGGAGTTGCGTGCGGCGTACGCCTCCGGCGGCTGGAGCGTGGAGAGGATCGCGGAGTTTCTGCCCGGGTCGGTGGGGGTGGATCCGATGCCGATGCTGGAGCGGGTGCGGGAGATGGAGAGGGCGGCGCGGGAGGGGGAGCGGCCGAACGCCCAGTAG
- a CDS encoding cyclase family protein, whose protein sequence is MSLPDAFHDIAKRVNNWGRWGAADELGTLNLITDEVVREAAATVRAGRRIPLALPLRRDGVQTGMIPGRIDPLHVMVQINQELFGPGTVACSDDAVTMGLQAATHWDALPHVSHSGRLYNGRPAASITPHGGAEFSGIDKVRHVVSRGVLLDVARARGTDRLDGGYAVTPEDLDAAEELAGTHVRAGDVVLVRTGQVRLCLAGDRHAYAYPSPGLSIRTPEWFHARDVAAVANDTLTFEVFPPEVEDLWLPVHALHLVEMGMPQGQNWNLEKLSTACGETGCYAFLLAATPEPFTGATGSPVAPVAVL, encoded by the coding sequence ATGTCGCTGCCGGACGCGTTCCACGACATCGCCAAGCGCGTGAACAACTGGGGCCGTTGGGGAGCCGCGGACGAGCTGGGCACGCTGAACCTGATCACCGACGAGGTCGTCCGGGAGGCCGCGGCGACGGTCCGCGCCGGTCGCCGGATCCCGCTCGCGCTGCCCCTCCGGCGCGACGGCGTCCAGACGGGGATGATCCCGGGGCGGATCGATCCGCTGCACGTCATGGTGCAGATCAACCAGGAGCTCTTCGGCCCGGGCACCGTCGCGTGCAGCGACGACGCCGTGACCATGGGGCTCCAGGCGGCCACCCACTGGGACGCGCTGCCGCACGTCTCGCACTCGGGCAGGCTCTACAACGGCCGCCCGGCCGCCTCCATCACCCCCCACGGCGGCGCGGAGTTCAGCGGCATCGACAAGGTCCGGCACGTCGTCTCGCGCGGAGTGCTGCTCGACGTCGCCCGGGCCCGGGGCACGGACCGGCTCGACGGCGGGTACGCCGTCACGCCCGAGGACCTGGACGCGGCCGAGGAACTGGCCGGTACGCACGTGCGGGCCGGCGACGTCGTGCTCGTACGGACCGGGCAGGTCCGGCTCTGTCTGGCCGGGGACCGGCACGCGTACGCGTATCCGTCGCCGGGGCTGTCGATCCGGACGCCGGAGTGGTTCCACGCGCGCGATGTCGCGGCGGTCGCCAACGACACACTCACCTTCGAGGTGTTCCCGCCCGAGGTGGAGGACCTGTGGCTGCCGGTGCACGCTCTCCACCTCGTGGAGATGGGGATGCCGCAGGGCCAGAACTGGAATCTCGAAAAGTTGTCCACAGCCTGTGGAGAAACGGGCTGCTACGCGTTCCTGCTGGCGGCGACCCCCGAGCCCTTCACGGGAGCGACCGGCTCTCCGGTGGCCCCGGTCGCCGTCCTGTAG
- a CDS encoding ATP-binding protein, translated as MQLEIRPDPAEVGRARRWARSRLAGSGIQADEPLAETLILLVSELVTNAVVHTGRPAVLRLSLPHAVTEETTVRLEVADRSGRAPVPRCAGDDATGGRGLALVDGLADRWGWSVESTGKRIWCELDRCSKSSEVAAACGGGSLSCGGGAAFEGLAYEAV; from the coding sequence GTGCAGCTGGAGATCCGGCCCGACCCCGCAGAGGTGGGGCGGGCCCGGCGGTGGGCCCGCTCCCGCCTGGCCGGGTCGGGCATACAGGCCGACGAGCCGCTCGCCGAGACCCTGATCCTGCTCGTCTCCGAGCTGGTCACCAACGCCGTGGTGCACACCGGCCGGCCCGCCGTGCTGCGGCTGTCCCTGCCGCACGCGGTGACGGAGGAGACCACGGTCCGTCTCGAGGTCGCCGACCGCAGCGGCCGGGCCCCCGTGCCCCGGTGTGCGGGGGACGACGCGACCGGCGGCCGGGGCCTCGCCCTCGTCGACGGCCTCGCCGACCGCTGGGGCTGGAGCGTCGAGAGCACCGGCAAGCGCATCTGGTGTGAACTGGACCGGTGTTCGAAGTCCTCCGAGGTGGCCGCGGCGTGCGGGGGCGGCTCTCTGTCGTGCGGCGGCGGGGCGGCCTTCGAGGGGCTGGCGTACGAGGCGGTGTGA
- a CDS encoding acyl-CoA dehydrogenase family protein → MRFRLTDDQRALRDGMRQLLARRFDGAALRGAAERPERLDRALWRALGEAGFFALRLPEEQGGVGLGLPEAVLVFEEAGRVLLPGPLAATHLAAGAVPGAATGETVVSAVDGGLVEWLAEADVVRGDAPGAVPMRSLDPLTPLHRVPGRAAAAPDPVAVLLTAAEQLGTAARVCELAVQHARAREQFGRPIGAFQAVAHLCAGMLARSETARAAVYAAAVTADPLDIAAARLLADEAAVRGARDCLQVHGGMGFTWESEVHLHLKRAWVRTHRAGGVTHSEEALAAALTAGAA, encoded by the coding sequence GTGCGCTTCCGGTTGACGGACGACCAGCGGGCGTTGCGGGACGGCATGCGGCAGCTGCTGGCGCGGCGCTTCGACGGAGCGGCGCTGCGCGGGGCCGCGGAGCGCCCTGAGCGGCTGGACAGGGCGTTGTGGCGGGCGCTGGGGGAGGCCGGTTTCTTCGCGCTGCGGTTGCCGGAGGAGCAGGGCGGGGTGGGACTCGGTCTGCCGGAGGCGGTGTTGGTGTTCGAGGAGGCGGGCCGGGTGCTGCTGCCCGGGCCGTTGGCCGCCACCCATCTCGCGGCCGGTGCGGTGCCGGGAGCCGCCACCGGGGAGACGGTCGTCTCGGCCGTGGACGGCGGGCTCGTGGAGTGGCTGGCGGAGGCCGACGTCGTACGCGGCGACGCCCCCGGAGCCGTGCCGATGCGCTCCCTCGACCCGCTGACGCCGCTGCACCGCGTACCCGGCCGTGCGGCAGCGGCCCCGGATCCCGTCGCCGTCCTCCTCACCGCCGCCGAGCAGCTCGGCACGGCCGCACGCGTCTGCGAACTGGCGGTGCAACACGCCCGGGCGCGCGAGCAGTTCGGTCGGCCCATAGGGGCCTTCCAGGCGGTGGCACATCTGTGCGCCGGGATGCTGGCCCGGTCGGAGACGGCCCGCGCGGCGGTGTACGCGGCGGCCGTCACCGCCGACCCGCTGGACATCGCCGCCGCCCGCCTGCTCGCAGACGAGGCCGCCGTGCGCGGCGCCCGCGACTGTCTCCAGGTGCACGGCGGCATGGGCTTCACCTGGGAGTCCGAGGTCCATCTGCATCTGAAACGCGCATGGGTTCGAACCCACCGCGCAGGCGGAGTCACGCACAGTGAGGAAGCTCTCGCGGCCGCCCTGACGGCTGGAGCGGCCTGA
- a CDS encoding acyl-CoA dehydrogenase, producing the protein MDLSDTPAEEEFRARLREWLAKTLPGLPPQPSPDDWPGRRAYDLGWQRRLHDAGYAAVHWDASPAIRLIFLEETEKAGAPYVGANFVGLLHAGPTIAAEGTDGQRARWLPPILRGEEVWCQGFSEPDAGSDLAALRTRAWRDGDAYVVTGSKMWTSHAEVADWCELLVRTDPDAPKHRGITWLAMPMDAPGITVRPLRTLAGSAEFAEVFLDEVRVPAANRVGDENDGWRVTMVTLSFERGTAFAGEVVACRRVLGELAGAARENGRWDDPALRRRLGRLHAEFRALWRLTQWNVSAAQASGGVPGAGGSVFKLRYSHARQELYDAAAEVLGADCLDLDRPWTLDRLSSLSYTIAAGTSQIQHGIIAERILGLPKGR; encoded by the coding sequence ATGGACCTGTCGGACACGCCCGCGGAGGAGGAGTTCCGGGCCCGGCTGCGCGAGTGGCTCGCCAAGACGCTCCCCGGCCTTCCGCCCCAGCCGTCCCCCGACGACTGGCCCGGACGGCGGGCCTACGACCTCGGCTGGCAGCGCAGGCTCCACGACGCCGGATACGCCGCCGTCCACTGGGACGCCTCCCCGGCCATCCGGCTGATCTTCCTGGAGGAGACCGAGAAGGCGGGCGCGCCCTACGTGGGGGCCAACTTCGTGGGGCTGCTGCACGCCGGCCCGACGATCGCCGCCGAGGGCACGGACGGGCAACGGGCGCGCTGGCTGCCGCCGATCCTGCGCGGGGAGGAGGTCTGGTGCCAGGGTTTCAGCGAACCGGACGCCGGCTCCGACCTCGCGGCCCTGCGCACGCGCGCGTGGCGCGACGGCGACGCCTACGTGGTGACCGGCTCCAAGATGTGGACCTCCCACGCGGAAGTCGCCGACTGGTGCGAGCTGTTGGTCCGCACCGACCCGGACGCGCCCAAGCACCGGGGCATCACCTGGCTGGCCATGCCCATGGACGCGCCCGGCATCACCGTACGGCCGCTGCGCACGCTCGCCGGGTCCGCCGAGTTCGCCGAGGTCTTCCTCGACGAGGTGCGGGTGCCGGCGGCGAACCGGGTCGGGGACGAGAACGACGGCTGGCGCGTGACCATGGTGACGCTGTCCTTCGAACGCGGCACGGCTTTCGCCGGCGAGGTCGTCGCCTGCCGCCGCGTCCTGGGCGAACTGGCCGGCGCGGCCCGCGAGAACGGCCGCTGGGACGACCCGGCGCTGCGGCGCCGGCTGGGCAGGCTCCACGCCGAGTTCCGGGCGCTGTGGCGGCTGACGCAGTGGAACGTGAGCGCGGCCCAGGCGTCGGGCGGAGTGCCGGGCGCCGGAGGCTCGGTCTTCAAGCTGCGGTACTCGCACGCCCGCCAGGAGCTCTACGACGCCGCCGCCGAGGTACTGGGCGCCGACTGCCTCGACCTGGACCGTCCCTGGACACTGGACCGCCTCTCCTCCCTGTCGTACACCATCGCGGCCGGCACCTCGCAGATCCAGCACGGCATCATCGCCGAGCGGATCCTCGGCCTGCCGAAGGGACGGTGA